A window of the Cystobacter fuscus genome harbors these coding sequences:
- a CDS encoding serine/threonine-protein kinase, with protein sequence MTHPAANDVRVGSVLRGTYEITSLLGKGGMGAVYLASHRRLPSKQVAVKVLRGGADLSPEQYARFRREAEIASRLGHPNIVEVLDFDTLEDGTPFLVMEYLRGESLEQRLARGPLSLEETMSLTRQIGSGLTAAHRAGVVHRDLKPANVWLVPMDLGSSVGTRVKLLDFGISKMLDSQTIQTQDSVLMGTPQYMAPEQAMGRNREVDARTDLFALGCIVYEMLSGRSPFEGEDNGILQVIDRIVHSQPEPLMLLRPGLPEHVLSAVGRALAKSARDRHADVAAFIQELTGRPLLSLSRTAMPRVFMPSNPRMAAVVAATDRSSKDGEGEEPTLVPASTVRFAAPVPPASASERPENPPGEIRRARRPVPKWVVGVGWAVVVVGFSAAAWWMRSPPLTPERPSAPAPVREPLPEAPR encoded by the coding sequence ATGACTCATCCTGCTGCCAATGACGTGCGCGTGGGCTCGGTGCTGCGGGGCACGTATGAAATCACCTCGTTGCTCGGCAAGGGGGGCATGGGCGCCGTCTACCTCGCGAGCCATCGCCGGCTTCCCAGCAAGCAGGTCGCCGTCAAGGTGCTGCGCGGCGGGGCGGACCTCTCCCCAGAGCAGTACGCGCGCTTCCGCCGGGAGGCGGAGATCGCCTCGCGGCTCGGCCATCCGAACATCGTCGAGGTGCTCGACTTCGACACCCTGGAGGACGGCACGCCCTTCCTGGTGATGGAGTACCTGCGCGGAGAGAGCCTCGAACAGCGGCTGGCGCGCGGCCCCCTGTCGCTCGAGGAGACGATGTCCCTCACGCGGCAGATCGGCTCGGGGCTCACGGCGGCCCACCGCGCGGGCGTGGTGCACCGGGACCTCAAGCCCGCCAACGTGTGGCTCGTCCCCATGGACTTGGGGAGCAGCGTGGGCACGCGGGTGAAGCTGCTCGATTTCGGCATCTCGAAGATGCTCGACTCCCAGACGATCCAGACGCAGGACTCGGTGTTGATGGGCACGCCCCAGTACATGGCGCCCGAGCAGGCCATGGGCAGGAATCGCGAGGTGGACGCGCGCACGGATCTCTTCGCGCTCGGGTGCATCGTGTACGAGATGCTGTCGGGCCGGTCTCCGTTCGAGGGAGAGGACAACGGCATCCTCCAGGTGATTGACCGCATCGTCCACTCGCAACCCGAGCCCCTCATGCTCCTGCGCCCCGGGCTGCCCGAGCACGTGCTCTCCGCGGTGGGGCGCGCCCTGGCGAAGAGCGCGCGGGACCGTCACGCGGATGTCGCGGCCTTCATCCAGGAGCTGACGGGAAGGCCGCTCCTGTCCCTGTCCAGGACCGCGATGCCCAGGGTGTTCATGCCCTCGAACCCGAGAATGGCGGCGGTGGTGGCGGCAACGGATCGTTCCAGCAAGGACGGGGAGGGGGAGGAGCCCACGCTCGTGCCCGCGTCGACGGTGCGCTTCGCGGCGCCCGTGCCACCCGCGAGTGCCTCCGAGCGTCCTGAAAACCCTCCCGGGGAAATCCGCCGGGCCCGCCGACCGGTGCCGAAGTGGGTCGTGGGCGTGGGCTGGGCGGTCGTGGTGGTGGGTTTCTCGGCCGCCGCGTGGTGGATGCGGTCGCCGCCTCTCACGCCCGAGCGGCCCTCCGCTCCGGCTCCCGTGAGAGAGCCGCTCCCGGAGGCGCCGCGGTAA
- a CDS encoding nuclease, protein MSASRVEQLRADVRARAENRPGVYRMRGPSGEVLYVGKSVRVRTRLLSYFRARRGEKAAEIIGYAHGVEWEYTPSEFAALLQEFRHIKRWRPPYNVEHKRDNSLCFIKLTREPVPRLLVASHVIHDGAEYFGPIRGRHRVTEAVRAVSDLLELRDCASDTPMRLADQFELFRVQEDPRCMRGQTGRCIAPCAGGCTRAEYQTRISLARDFLNGLTDQPLVLVRERMALASRRLQFEYAAELRDRSESLGGVRDELLRVGQFVERLSFVYTVPGEAGEDRVYVIRRGSVRAEFAVPGSPEARRDLEQQVRGIFERPEPRMIGLRAHEAQEVLLVAKWFRLHPEELERTVPVVLNVLVEASGEEPGRAG, encoded by the coding sequence ATGAGCGCATCACGCGTCGAACAACTGCGCGCGGACGTTCGCGCGCGCGCGGAGAACCGTCCCGGGGTGTACCGCATGCGCGGGCCCTCGGGAGAGGTGCTCTACGTGGGCAAGTCCGTGCGCGTGCGCACCCGGCTGCTGTCCTACTTCCGGGCGCGGCGTGGGGAGAAGGCGGCGGAGATCATCGGGTACGCGCACGGCGTGGAGTGGGAGTACACGCCGAGCGAGTTCGCCGCCCTGCTGCAGGAGTTCCGCCACATCAAGCGCTGGCGGCCTCCGTACAACGTGGAGCACAAGCGGGACAACTCGCTGTGCTTCATCAAGCTCACGCGCGAGCCGGTGCCCCGGCTGCTGGTGGCCAGCCACGTCATCCACGATGGGGCCGAGTACTTCGGGCCCATCCGCGGCCGGCACCGCGTCACCGAGGCGGTGCGCGCGGTGAGCGACTTGCTGGAGCTGCGCGACTGCGCGTCGGACACGCCCATGCGGCTGGCGGATCAATTCGAGCTGTTCCGCGTCCAGGAGGATCCCCGCTGCATGCGGGGACAGACGGGCCGTTGCATCGCTCCGTGCGCGGGAGGCTGCACGCGCGCCGAGTACCAGACGCGCATCTCGCTCGCGCGTGACTTCTTGAATGGGCTGACGGACCAGCCGCTCGTCCTGGTGCGCGAGCGCATGGCGCTGGCCTCCCGGCGCTTGCAGTTCGAGTACGCGGCCGAGCTGAGAGATCGCTCGGAGTCGCTCGGGGGCGTGAGGGACGAGTTGCTGCGGGTGGGCCAGTTCGTGGAGCGGCTGTCCTTCGTCTACACGGTGCCCGGGGAGGCGGGAGAGGATCGGGTCTACGTCATCCGCCGGGGCAGCGTGCGTGCGGAGTTCGCGGTGCCCGGTTCGCCCGAGGCGCGGCGCGACCTGGAACAGCAGGTGCGAGGGATTTTCGAGAGGCCGGAGCCCCGGATGATCGGCCTGCGCGCCCACGAGGCCCAGGAGGTGCTGCTCGTGGCGAAGTGGTTCCGCCTGCACCCCGAGGAACTGGAGCGCACCGTGCCCGTCGTGCTGAACGTGCTCGTGGAAGCCTCGGGCGAGGAGCCGGGGAGGGCGGGTTAA
- a CDS encoding O-antigen ligase family protein yields the protein MNVRRDVLERVLLVFMLLWGVGCLFLEGLAVVGLAGSALGALVVARQEGVTVRGAVLAWVPLVVFLAWSLLIPTLAGHPPRGTGVARLLDFVGIPVAAVAFGFLSDARRMRLAWVVGGLFLVSCAVAGLQHFGVWPPLEAWAPLAWTRLPFDRVYEPVVGAEHRFMAGGLLFHRLKFSHIGGMAAVFALGVGLRLRGRRQWAALVVAGVGLVSVGLFPYARAGSVALVAVMGGVVLLGLPRRVALPTCAAVLALAVLALALDRPLRERFLDSGTDSGSGNRPALRETGLRALRQHPLTGVGPGRFQAKKYATPDMPEQAREHPGKSHNQYLSMAAETGVPGALLFVALLGWLAWRMPRGRPEGLGALGALGFFCLLSLLHDPLFHVQASQALVLLLGIGLSARRGVDWRSGTQAG from the coding sequence ATGAACGTGCGCCGGGACGTGCTCGAGCGCGTGCTGCTCGTGTTCATGCTGCTCTGGGGCGTGGGGTGCCTCTTCCTGGAGGGCCTCGCGGTGGTGGGGCTCGCGGGCAGTGCGTTGGGGGCGCTCGTGGTGGCCCGGCAGGAGGGGGTCACGGTGCGCGGAGCCGTGCTCGCCTGGGTGCCGCTCGTCGTGTTCCTCGCGTGGTCGTTGCTCATCCCCACGCTGGCCGGACACCCGCCGCGCGGCACGGGCGTGGCGCGCCTGCTGGACTTCGTGGGCATCCCCGTGGCGGCGGTGGCCTTCGGCTTCCTGTCGGACGCGCGGCGGATGCGGCTCGCGTGGGTCGTGGGGGGGCTGTTCCTCGTGTCGTGCGCGGTGGCGGGACTCCAGCACTTCGGCGTGTGGCCTCCACTGGAGGCCTGGGCCCCCCTGGCCTGGACGCGCCTGCCCTTCGATCGGGTCTACGAACCCGTCGTCGGCGCGGAGCACCGCTTCATGGCCGGAGGGCTGCTCTTCCACCGGCTGAAGTTCTCCCACATCGGGGGCATGGCGGCGGTCTTCGCCCTGGGCGTGGGCCTGCGCCTGCGAGGGCGGAGGCAATGGGCGGCGCTCGTGGTGGCGGGCGTGGGGCTCGTCTCCGTGGGCCTCTTTCCCTATGCCCGCGCGGGCAGCGTGGCGCTGGTGGCGGTGATGGGCGGGGTGGTGCTGCTCGGCCTGCCCCGGCGCGTGGCCCTGCCCACGTGCGCCGCCGTGCTGGCGCTGGCCGTGTTGGCGCTGGCGCTCGACCGGCCCCTGCGCGAGCGCTTCCTCGACAGTGGTACCGATTCGGGCTCGGGCAACCGGCCGGCGCTGCGGGAGACGGGCCTGCGCGCGCTGCGTCAACACCCGCTGACGGGGGTGGGCCCGGGACGCTTCCAGGCGAAGAAGTACGCCACCCCGGACATGCCCGAGCAGGCGCGCGAACACCCCGGCAAGTCCCACAACCAGTACCTCAGCATGGCCGCCGAGACGGGCGTGCCGGGGGCGCTGCTCTTCGTGGCGCTGCTCGGCTGGCTCGCCTGGCGCATGCCCCGGGGCCGCCCCGAGGGACTGGGGGCACTCGGAGCGCTCGGGTTCTTCTGTCTGCTGTCCCTGCTGCATGATCCGCTCTTCCACGTCCAGGCCTCCCAGGCGCTGGTGCTCTTGCTGGGCATTGGCCTGAGCGCGCGCCGCGGGGTCGACTGGCGCAGCGGGACGCAGGCGGGCTAA
- a CDS encoding glycosyltransferase family 4 protein gives MVRGRLHGIARYALELACRLPVLAPDLRFSALTAPEGLPAGLGTLTPRIPLHRCPAPFLSPLEQPVLGAWLARLKPDLFHATSFSLPALWPGRLVATLHDANHLVLSEEYGPGRRLYYQLVVGPRAKTARALITVSEFSREELARELNLSPYRLQVIPNGVDARYQPQTASELKDFRERRGLPPRFLLAVGNTKPFKNLGMLATVAESLPEPLVLLAGKRAAWELGFPDSTLELSELPEDDMPRLYGAATALLMPSRYEGFGLPALEAMACGTPVVAARATSLPEVVGEAALLLPPDDARAWKETAMKLARDESLRRDLSAKGRERAARFTWEDCAQRTLATYRRALEAR, from the coding sequence ATGGTTCGTGGCCGGCTGCACGGCATCGCGCGTTACGCGCTGGAGCTGGCGTGCCGGTTGCCCGTGCTCGCACCGGACCTGCGCTTCAGCGCCCTCACCGCGCCCGAGGGGCTCCCCGCGGGCCTGGGCACCCTCACCCCGCGCATCCCCCTGCACCGCTGCCCCGCCCCGTTCCTCTCGCCCCTGGAGCAGCCCGTGCTCGGCGCGTGGCTGGCGCGGCTCAAGCCGGACCTGTTCCACGCCACCTCCTTCTCGCTGCCCGCGCTGTGGCCGGGACGGCTCGTGGCCACGCTCCACGACGCCAACCACCTGGTGCTCTCCGAGGAGTACGGCCCGGGCCGCCGCCTCTACTACCAGCTCGTCGTGGGCCCCCGCGCGAAGACGGCCCGGGCGCTCATCACCGTGTCCGAGTTCTCCCGGGAGGAGCTCGCGCGGGAGCTGAACCTGTCGCCCTACCGCCTCCAGGTCATCCCCAACGGGGTGGACGCGCGCTACCAGCCGCAGACGGCCTCGGAGCTGAAGGACTTCCGCGAGCGCCGGGGCCTGCCACCGCGCTTCCTGCTCGCGGTGGGCAACACCAAGCCCTTCAAGAACCTGGGGATGCTGGCGACCGTGGCCGAATCCCTGCCCGAGCCGCTCGTGCTGCTGGCGGGCAAACGCGCGGCGTGGGAGCTGGGCTTTCCGGACTCCACCCTCGAGCTGTCCGAGCTGCCCGAGGACGACATGCCGCGCCTCTACGGCGCCGCCACGGCGCTGCTCATGCCCTCGCGCTACGAGGGCTTTGGCCTGCCCGCGCTGGAGGCCATGGCGTGTGGCACCCCGGTGGTGGCCGCGCGCGCCACGTCCCTGCCGGAGGTGGTGGGCGAGGCGGCGCTGCTGCTGCCCCCCGACGACGCCCGGGCCTGGAAGGAGACGGCGATGAAGCTCGCGCGCGACGAGTCGCTGCGCCGGGATCTCTCGGCGAAGGGCCGCGAGCGCGCCGCGCGCTTCACCTGGGAGGACTGCGCCCAGCGGACGCTGGCCACCTACCGACGGGCACTCGAGGCCCGTTAA